One Elusimicrobiota bacterium genomic region harbors:
- a CDS encoding OmpH family outer membrane protein — protein sequence MNNRLLRNFLSVLVTATTVCFFGRIIFGLDLPLNPGDYKPKIIIGFVDMEKVCNSLEETKVEEEKVQHMINKQRGEVEKRKAELDTLKTEIDSIEIELASTPKTILMASLQKNSTQQQQVQETDVVVTSTITAVAQDPTQLPGMVTTAPTTADRQKDSADIADITAQDVAENEQKQVQEVTPVETKPTAEQQVESLQQTVIKSNEETVNQLREKIKAKRSEYLQKEKEVAEYVQSSSQELKNLKRSCSQVVYGKIYDALIEVAEEEGVDLILDKTHILFGGKGVDLTDNIIKYVKQQGMQ from the coding sequence ATGAACAATAGGCTGTTAAGAAATTTTTTGAGTGTACTGGTTACCGCAACCACGGTATGTTTCTTTGGCAGAATAATATTCGGGCTGGATTTACCATTGAACCCCGGGGATTATAAGCCAAAAATAATTATTGGTTTTGTTGATATGGAAAAAGTGTGTAATTCACTTGAAGAAACAAAGGTGGAAGAAGAAAAAGTTCAGCATATGATCAACAAGCAGCGCGGGGAAGTTGAGAAACGCAAAGCTGAACTTGATACCCTGAAAACCGAGATTGACAGCATTGAGATCGAGCTTGCATCAACTCCTAAGACTATACTTATGGCGTCACTACAAAAAAATTCTACACAGCAGCAACAGGTACAAGAAACTGATGTCGTCGTAACGTCAACGATAACTGCTGTAGCACAGGATCCTACGCAATTACCCGGGATGGTTACAACAGCACCCACAACTGCTGACAGGCAAAAGGATAGCGCGGATATCGCGGATATTACCGCGCAGGATGTTGCGGAGAATGAACAAAAACAAGTGCAGGAAGTAACTCCGGTGGAAACAAAACCAACAGCGGAACAGCAGGTTGAATCTTTACAACAAACGGTGATTAAGAGTAACGAGGAAACTGTGAACCAGTTACGCGAAAAAATTAAAGCCAAACGCAGCGAGTATTTGCAGAAGGAAAAGGAAGTAGCGGAATATGTTCAGTCGTCCAGCCAGGAATTGAAGAATCTTAAACGGTCATGTTCACAGGTGGTTTATGGGAAGATATATGACGCATTAATTGAAGTAGCGGAAGAGGAAGGCGTAGATCTTATCCTTGATAAAACGCATATATTATTCGGCGGGAAAGGTGTGGATCTCACTGATAATATAATAAAGTACGTAAAACAGCAGGGTATGCAGTGA
- the lpxD gene encoding UDP-3-O-(3-hydroxymyristoyl)glucosamine N-acyltransferase, producing the protein MKFTAREIANITGGIVADKDGIADKVVITAVADITSAGEGQLAFCVDTVKYNSVLQSTKAAAVLVPEDVKDGSKSTLFIIVKKPYQAFVKVLNIIDTEKKKDVIPPTGIAAGAIVHPSAKFGINVSIGTGTVVEHDVVIGDNVKILPLCYIGPNVVIGNDCLLYARVTICNDTVIGERVVINPGAVLGGDGYGFIPTKDTPIKIPQVGCVKVGNDVEIGANCAIDRATLGATVIGDGTKIDNLVHIAHNVAIGKNCLITAQVCIAGSTVLGDRVVIGGQAGIVDHVNVGDDVNIVGQTGVVQDVPSGSVMSGFPARQHKDALKIYTITAKLPEIYEVVKKFIKKND; encoded by the coding sequence ATGAAGTTTACTGCCAGAGAAATTGCAAACATTACCGGCGGGATTGTTGCCGATAAGGATGGTATTGCAGATAAGGTCGTAATCACCGCAGTTGCAGATATTACCAGTGCCGGTGAGGGGCAACTCGCGTTCTGCGTTGATACCGTAAAATACAATTCGGTATTGCAGTCAACAAAAGCTGCAGCAGTGCTAGTCCCCGAAGATGTTAAGGATGGCAGTAAATCAACGCTATTTATTATAGTGAAAAAACCGTATCAAGCGTTTGTTAAGGTTTTAAATATAATTGATACTGAGAAAAAAAAGGATGTTATACCGCCTACTGGTATTGCCGCCGGTGCGATTGTACATCCATCAGCTAAGTTCGGAATTAATGTCAGTATAGGTACAGGGACAGTTGTTGAACACGATGTGGTGATTGGGGATAATGTAAAAATCCTGCCCTTATGCTATATCGGCCCAAATGTTGTTATCGGGAATGATTGTTTACTTTACGCGCGGGTAACAATATGCAATGATACCGTTATTGGGGAGAGGGTAGTGATAAATCCGGGTGCGGTACTCGGGGGTGACGGGTACGGGTTTATTCCAACAAAAGATACACCCATAAAAATCCCGCAGGTTGGCTGTGTAAAAGTGGGTAATGATGTGGAGATCGGTGCGAATTGCGCGATTGATCGCGCAACACTTGGTGCTACAGTAATTGGTGATGGCACCAAAATTGATAATCTTGTACATATCGCGCATAATGTGGCTATAGGAAAAAATTGTCTTATAACTGCACAAGTGTGTATTGCCGGATCAACTGTTCTTGGTGACCGCGTAGTTATCGGCGGACAAGCTGGGATTGTTGACCACGTAAATGTTGGGGATGATGTCAATATTGTCGGGCAAACAGGTGTTGTGCAGGATGTACCTTCAGGATCTGTGATGTCTGGGTTCCCTGCAAGGCAGCACAAGGATGCTCTAAAAATATATACTATTACTGCAAAACTCCCGGAAATATACGAAGTGGT